A single window of Electrophorus electricus isolate fEleEle1 chromosome 16, fEleEle1.pri, whole genome shotgun sequence DNA harbors:
- the LOC113582623 gene encoding sodium/potassium-transporting ATPase subunit alpha-1-like has protein sequence MGLGTGNDRYKLAATSKNQAKKKTRGKRDQKDLEELKKEVDLDDHKLSLDELQHKYGTDLNRGLSSYRAKEIFDRDGPNALTPPTTTPEWVKFCKQLFGGFCTLLWIGAFLCFLAYTIQVTTESEPVNDNLYLGIVLAAVVMVTGCFSYYQEAKSSKIMESFKKLVPQQALVVRDGERKSINAEDVVVGDLVEIKGGDRIPADLRIIAAQGCKVDNSSLTGESEPQSRTPQFSHENPLETKNIAFLSTNCVEGSATGIVINTGDCTVMGRIAILASSLEVGQTPINIEIEHFIHIITGVAFFLGGTFSILSLILGYTWLEAVIFLIGLIVANVPEGLLATVTVCLTLTAKRMAKKNCLVKNLEAVETLGSTSTICSDKTGTLTQNRMTVAHMWFDNQIHEADTTENQSGTSFDRTSPTWSALARVAGLCNRAVFLAEQSDVPILKRDTSGDASESALLKCIELCCGSVKDMREKYTKIAEIPFNSTNKYQLSVHKNPNTSETKHLLVMKGAPEKILDRCSTIMIQGKDQPLNEEMKDAFQNVYLKLGGLGERVLGFCHFNLPDDQFPEGFAFDIEEVNFPTENLCFVGLMSMIDPPRAAVPDAVAKCRSAGIKVVMVTGDHPITAKAIARGVGIISEGSETVEDIAARLNIPVTEVNPRDAKACVVHGGELKNMASDHLDDILKHHTEIVFARTSPQQKLIIVEGFQRQGAIVAVTGDGVNDSPALKKADIGVAMGIAGSDVSKQAADMILLDDNFASIVTGVEEGRLIFDNLKKSIAYTLTSKIPEMSPFLFFVIAGIPLALGTVTILCIDLGTDMVPAISLAYEGPESDIMKRQPRNAKTDKLVNERLISMAYGQIGMMQAVGGFFTYFVILAENGFLPLFLIGLRVHWDDPYNNDLEDSYGQQWTYERRKIVEYTCHTAFFVSIVIVQWTDLIICKTRTNSLIHQGMKNKVLNFGLLEETALAAFLSYCPGMDIAVRMYPLKPWWWLCPVPYSLLIFVYDEIRKYHLRRNPGGWIEKETYY, from the exons ATGGGGTTAGGA ACAGGGAATGATAGGTACAAGTTGGCAGCAACCTCTAAGAATCAAGCAAAAAAGAAGACAAGGGGGAAGAGAGATCAAAAAGACCTAGAAGAACTGAAGAAAGAAGTGGACCTG GATGATCATAAATTGAGCTTGGATGAGCTTCAACACAAATATGGCACTGACCTTAACAGA GGTTTGTCCAGTTACCGTGCTAAAGAAATTTTTGACCGTGATGGCCCCAATGCTTTGACTCCCCCTACTACAACTCCTGAATGGGTGAAGTTCTGCAAACAGCTCTTTGGGGGATTCTGCACTCTGCTGTGGATTGGTGCTTTCCTCTGTTTTCTGGCTTACACAATACAGGTTACCACCGAGAGTGAGCCTGTAAATGATAAT CTCTACCTAGGTATTGTACTTGCAGCTGTGGTGATGGTCACAGGGTGCTTCTCATACTATCAAGAGGCTAAAAGCTCAAAGATCATGGAGTCCTTCAAAAAACTTGTCCCACAG CAAGCACTGGTTGTTCGTGatggtgagagaaagagcattaATGCTGAAGATGTGGTTGTTGGTGATCTTGTGGAGATTAAAGGGGGTGATCGAATCCCTGCTGATCTACGTATTATTGCTGCACAGGGATGCAAG GTGGACAACTCCTCCCTTACTGGAGAATCTGAGCCCCAGAGTCGTACTCCTCAATTTTCACATGAAAACCCACTAGAGACAAAGAATATTGCATTCCTTTCCACAAATTGTGTTGAAG GTTCTGCCACAGGTATTGTGATCAACACTGGTGATTGCACTGTGATGGGTCGCATTGCTATACTTGCCTCCAGCCTTGAAGTTGGACAGACACCAATTAACATAGAGATTGAACATTTTATCCACATTATCACTGGTGTGGCATTTTTCCTGGGTGGTACCTTCAGCATCTTGTCCCTCATCCTTGGATATACCTGGCTGGAAGCTGTCATCTTTCTTATTGGACTCATTGTTGCTAATGTACCTGAAGGTTTACTTGCCACAGTCACT GTTTGTTTGACTCTGACTGCCAAACGAATGGCCAAGAAGAACTGCCTAGTGAAGAATCTTGAAGCTGTGGAAACTCTTggctccacctccaccatctGCTCAGACAAGACAGGAACCCTCACTCAGAACCGAATGACTGTGGCTCACATGTGGTTTGACAACCAGATCCATGAGGCTGACACTACAGAGAACCAGAGTGGAACCTCGTTTGACAGAACCTCTCCTACATGGTCGGCCCTCGCTCGTGTGGCCGGCTTGTGCAACCGTGCTGTCTTCCTTGCAGAACAGAGCGATGTTCCCATTCttaag AGGGACACCAGTGGTGATGCTTCAGAATCAGCCCTACTAAAGTGTATCGAACTCTGCTGTGGTTCAGTGAAGGacatgagagagaaatacacaaaGATTGCTGAGATCCCCTTCAACTCCACCAACAAATACCAG CTCTCAGTTCACAAGAATCCAAACACCTCAGAGACCAAACACCTGCTAGTAATGAAAGGAGCTCCTGAAAAAATCCTGGACAGATGCTCAACCATCATGATTCAGGGAAAAGATCAGCCAttgaatgaagaaatgaaggaTGCATtccaaaatgtatatttgaaacTGGGTGGTCTTGGAGAAAGAGTGCTAG GTTTCTGCCATTTCAACCTCCCTGATGACCAGTTCCCAGAGGGCTTTGCTTTTGATATTGAGGAGGTGAACTTTCCCACTGAGAACCTGTGCTTTGTTGGCTTAATGTCCATGATTGATCCTCCACGTGCTGCAGTACCAGATGCAGTAGCCAAGTGCAGAAGTGCTGGAATCAAG GTTGTCATGGTTACAGGTGATCACCCAATCACAGCTAAGGCCATTGCTAGGGGTGTGGGTATCATCTCTGAGGGCAGTGAGACTGTGGAAGATATTGCAGCACGACTGAACATCCCTGTTACAGAGGTTAATCCTAG AGACGCAAAGGCCTGTGTGGTCCATGGAGGAGAGCTGAAAAATATGGCTTCAGACCACCTGGATGATATTTTAAAGCACCACACCGAGATTGTGTTTGCTAGAACATCTCCACAGCAAAAACTCATCATTGTTGAAGGTTTCCAACGCCAG GGTGCCATTGTGGCTGTGACAGGTGATGGCGTCAATGATTCTCCTGCTCTGAAGAAGGCTGATATTGGTGTTGCTATGGGCATCGCGGGATCTGATGTCTCCAAACAGGCTGCTGATATGATTCTCCTTGATGACAACTTTGCCTCCATTGTGACTGGTGTTGAGGAAG GTCGTCTTATCTTTGACAACTTGAAGAAATCCATTGCATACACCCTGACAAGTAAAATCCCTGAGATGTCACCATTTCTCTTCTTCGTCATTGCTGGCATTCCTCTTGCTCTGGGCACTGTCACTATCCTATGCATCGATCTGGGAACTGACATG GTTCCTGCTATCTCTTTGGCCTATGAAGGTCCTGAGAGTGACATCATGAAGAGGCAGCCCAGAAATGCCAAAACAGACAAACTGGTGAATGAAAGGCTCATTAGCATGGCATACGGTCAAATTG GAATGATGCAGGCAGTTGGGGGATTCTTCACTTACTTTGTGATCCTTGCTGAGAATGGTTTCCTTCCCTTGTTTCTGATCGGACTGCGTGTACATTGGGATGATCCATATAACAATGATCTGGAGGATAGCTATGGACAGCAGTGG ACTTACGAACGCAGAAAAATAGTGGAATACACATGCCACACTGCATTTTTTGTCAGCATTGTGATTGTGCAATGGACTGATTTGATCATCTGTAAGACCAGGACAAACTCACTCATACACCAGGGAATGAA aaaCAAAGTCCTCAACTTTGGCCTGCTTGAAGAGACGGCACTCGCAGCCTTCCTGTCTTACTGCCCAGGAATGGATATTGCTGTTAGAATGTATCCACTCAA ACCATGGTGGTGGTTATGTCCTGTACCATATTCACTTCTCATCTTTGTCTATGATGAGATCAGAAAATACCATCTTCGTCGGAACCCAGGAG GTTGGATAGAAAAAGAGACATACTATTAA